One region of Bacillus zhangzhouensis genomic DNA includes:
- the dapF gene encoding diaminopimelate epimerase, producing MTSFQFTKMHGLGNNYIYVNQMKEQLPEEQLSEIAIRVSSVYTGIGSDGMILICPSDVAPVKMRIFNNDGSEGKNCGNGLRCVAKYVYEHQIVTDSTFQIETLSGLVEATVHAQDGHVQLVTVDMGKPRFEKEAMPMLGEPASTTVNELLDFGTAKLNGTAVSMGNPHIVFYLEDIEKAPLDSLGPIIEKHDMFPEGVNVEFVEVVSETELHFRVWERGSGITQACGTGACAAAVSTIVNGQAKKETDMTVHLAGGDLIIRWKDNDHVLMTGPAETICDGTFYL from the coding sequence ATGACATCATTTCAATTCACGAAAATGCACGGATTAGGAAATAATTATATTTACGTCAATCAGATGAAGGAACAGCTTCCAGAAGAGCAGCTATCAGAAATTGCAATCCGCGTTTCTTCTGTTTATACAGGAATCGGTTCTGACGGAATGATCCTGATTTGCCCATCAGATGTTGCACCTGTAAAAATGCGTATTTTCAACAATGATGGGTCAGAGGGCAAAAACTGCGGTAATGGGCTGCGCTGCGTTGCAAAGTATGTGTATGAGCATCAAATTGTGACGGACTCAACGTTCCAGATTGAGACATTGTCAGGACTCGTTGAAGCGACCGTTCACGCTCAGGATGGTCACGTTCAGCTAGTCACAGTAGATATGGGAAAACCACGTTTTGAAAAAGAAGCAATGCCGATGCTTGGTGAACCGGCTAGCACAACGGTTAATGAGCTGCTTGATTTTGGCACTGCGAAATTAAATGGAACGGCCGTTTCAATGGGAAACCCGCACATCGTTTTTTATTTAGAGGACATTGAAAAAGCGCCGCTTGATTCGCTTGGGCCGATCATCGAAAAACACGACATGTTCCCTGAAGGCGTCAATGTAGAATTTGTTGAAGTTGTCAGTGAAACAGAACTTCATTTTCGCGTGTGGGAAAGAGGTTCAGGGATTACCCAGGCCTGCGGAACTGGGGCCTGTGCTGCGGCTGTATCCACAATTGTGAATGGTCAGGCAAAAAAAGAAACAGACATGACCGTTCATTTAGCAGGCGGAGACCTCATCATTCGTTGGAAAGACAATGACCACGTGCTCATGACAGGACCTGCTGAAACGATTTGTGACGGCACATTTTATCTCTAA
- a CDS encoding YuzB family protein: protein MFPLIEFCVSNLAQGSQEAKEKLEKDPNLDVMEYGCLSYCGKCMDSPFALVNGEFVSGENAEQLVERIYAFIEENDMF, encoded by the coding sequence GTGTTTCCACTGATCGAATTTTGTGTAAGTAATCTTGCACAAGGGTCTCAAGAAGCAAAAGAGAAGCTTGAAAAAGACCCAAACCTAGACGTAATGGAATACGGCTGTTTAAGCTATTGCGGCAAATGTATGGATTCCCCATTTGCACTTGTGAATGGAGAATTTGTTTCAGGAGAAAATGCAGAGCAGCTAGTCGAGCGTATTTATGCTTTTATAGAGGAAAACGACATGTTTTAA
- a CDS encoding NAD(P)/FAD-dependent oxidoreductase codes for MKNLVLIGGGYGNMRVLHRLLPNQLPDDVTITLIDRNPYHCLKTEYYALAAGTISDHHIRVSFPEHPKLDIQYGEVEKIDIENKQILFSDREPIPYDDTVIGLGCEDKYHNVPGAKEHTYSIQTIDQSRLAYNKLNNLSAGATVGIVGAGLSGVELASELRESRADLNIILFDRGELILSSFPKRLSLYVQKWFEENDVKIINCANITKVEEGVVYNHDDAIEADVIVWTAGIQPSKVVREMDVEKDAQGRVVLTPHHNLPGDEHVYVVGDCASLPHAPSAQLAEAQAEQIVQSLQKRWKNEPLPEAYPPFKLKGVLGSLGKKSGFGLVADRPLVGRVPRLLKSGLLWMYKHHNG; via the coding sequence ATGAAAAATTTAGTCTTGATCGGCGGAGGTTACGGGAATATGCGGGTTCTCCACCGCTTATTGCCAAATCAATTACCTGATGATGTTACTATCACATTAATTGATCGAAACCCTTACCACTGTTTAAAAACAGAATATTATGCACTTGCTGCTGGAACGATCTCTGATCATCACATTCGAGTATCGTTTCCAGAGCATCCGAAGCTGGATATTCAATACGGGGAAGTAGAAAAAATTGATATTGAAAACAAACAGATCTTATTTAGCGACCGTGAACCGATTCCATATGATGATACGGTAATCGGACTCGGCTGTGAGGACAAGTATCACAATGTCCCTGGGGCGAAAGAACATACATACAGCATTCAAACCATTGATCAGTCAAGGCTTGCGTATAACAAATTAAACAATTTGAGCGCAGGTGCAACGGTTGGCATCGTCGGTGCTGGACTTAGCGGGGTAGAGCTGGCCAGTGAACTAAGAGAAAGCCGTGCTGATTTAAACATTATTCTTTTTGACCGCGGGGAGCTGATTCTATCGAGCTTCCCAAAAAGATTAAGTTTGTATGTGCAAAAGTGGTTTGAAGAAAATGACGTAAAGATCATTAACTGTGCCAATATTACAAAGGTTGAAGAAGGTGTCGTTTACAACCATGATGACGCCATTGAAGCAGATGTCATCGTGTGGACAGCTGGAATACAGCCAAGCAAAGTGGTTCGAGAGATGGATGTTGAAAAAGACGCACAAGGCCGCGTCGTATTAACCCCTCATCACAATCTCCCTGGGGATGAGCATGTATATGTTGTAGGTGACTGCGCAAGTCTGCCGCATGCCCCAAGTGCACAGCTTGCTGAAGCGCAGGCAGAACAAATTGTCCAATCTCTGCAAAAACGCTGGAAAAATGAGCCGCTTCCTGAGGCTTATCCACCGTTTAAGCTAAAAGGTGTGTTAGGTTCTTTAGGGAAAAAATCCGGATTTGGCTTAGTGGCTGACCGTCCACTTGTTGGCCGGGTGCCAAGACTCCTGAAATCTGGACTCCTTTGGATGTACAAGCATCACAACGGCTAA
- a CDS encoding YuzD family protein: MNQTVDLYVYGRDVLCASCVNLPSSKDTFEWLDAALKRKYPNQPFRITYIDIEHPPENEQQKELSERILDDEFFYPLVLVEDQIVGEGNPKLKDIYQEMKKYGYRESSQ; this comes from the coding sequence ATGAATCAAACCGTCGATCTTTATGTATATGGAAGAGATGTCTTGTGCGCTAGCTGCGTGAATCTGCCTTCTTCAAAAGATACGTTTGAATGGTTAGATGCAGCATTAAAACGAAAATATCCGAATCAGCCATTTCGCATCACATATATTGATATTGAGCACCCGCCAGAAAACGAACAACAAAAGGAATTGTCTGAACGAATTCTTGATGATGAATTCTTTTATCCGCTTGTCTTAGTAGAGGATCAAATCGTTGGAGAGGGCAATCCGAAATTAAAAGACATTTATCAAGAAATGAAGAAATACGGGTACAGGGAGAGCAGTCAATAA
- a CDS encoding S9 family peptidase, with translation MKKLMMAEDLTKIVSVSHPVYSPDGKKAVLTKVTVNEKKDDYNIHLWVRDEETEVLSQWTFEDGKHHQPVWSKDGRQLAFILQKPKDVPQLALMKSEGGGVRTLTTIPYGVSHPVFSPDGAFLYAAVSLKQSESVHDEKKEERDDFAPVVYDDLTYKADGRGFLDGRFTQIVKVDIRSGEVEPVTTEQVHHMNHTVSPCGKWLAFIQLNAQIPYISDVCLLSLEDGTTRKITQANGAYSTVSFSPNGESLLYIGHEREFQNATFPSLWLYDLKEDKAVQLSEMLDMYVGNCMAGDSVMGEAYQLPQWTKDSQGFYALVSDQGSTGIYYVSIEGLAYPVRLEAEHITNFSLHPDESKLLLSRLSSVSPSELYELTLGETELKQITFEHHDFLKEHVISEPEPISFQSKEGDVVHGWFMKPAQMEEGKTYPLILEIHGGPHAMYGHTYFHEFQMLASEGYAIVYINPHGSHGYGQMFTDRVRGNYGDVDYDDVMQAVDHVLKAYDFLDETRLGVTGGSYGGFMTNWIVGQTDRFRAAVTQRSISNWISFYGISDIGYFFTRWQIDGDIYDSVDKLWDRSPLKYVKQMNTPLLILHSDEDYRCPVDQAEQLFVALKELGKDTRLVKFPKASHDLSRSGHPGQRIQRLTFIKEWFREKLA, from the coding sequence ATGAAGAAATTGATGATGGCAGAAGATCTAACGAAGATTGTTTCTGTTTCTCATCCGGTTTATTCTCCAGATGGAAAAAAGGCAGTCTTGACAAAAGTCACTGTGAATGAGAAAAAGGACGATTACAACATCCATTTATGGGTTCGAGATGAAGAGACAGAGGTGCTGTCACAATGGACATTTGAGGATGGAAAGCATCATCAGCCAGTTTGGTCAAAAGACGGCAGGCAGCTTGCTTTTATTTTACAAAAGCCAAAGGACGTCCCTCAGCTGGCGCTCATGAAGAGCGAAGGAGGCGGGGTGCGAACCTTAACGACGATTCCTTACGGAGTATCTCATCCTGTCTTTTCCCCAGATGGCGCTTTTCTTTATGCGGCGGTGTCATTGAAACAATCAGAATCTGTTCATGATGAAAAAAAGGAAGAGCGAGATGACTTTGCTCCAGTGGTATATGATGATTTGACCTATAAAGCAGATGGAAGAGGCTTTTTAGATGGACGTTTCACGCAGATCGTGAAAGTGGATATCCGTTCAGGAGAGGTAGAGCCTGTCACAACCGAGCAGGTTCATCATATGAATCATACGGTTTCTCCGTGCGGAAAATGGCTTGCCTTTATTCAATTAAATGCCCAGATACCTTACATAAGTGACGTGTGTCTCCTGTCATTAGAAGATGGTACGACAAGAAAGATCACACAAGCAAACGGCGCTTATTCCACCGTCTCTTTTTCTCCAAATGGAGAGAGCCTTTTGTACATTGGACATGAGCGTGAATTTCAAAATGCCACCTTCCCATCATTATGGCTGTATGATCTGAAGGAAGACAAGGCGGTTCAGCTGTCAGAAATGCTCGATATGTATGTTGGGAACTGTATGGCAGGAGATAGCGTGATGGGAGAGGCCTATCAGCTTCCGCAGTGGACAAAGGACAGCCAAGGGTTTTATGCGCTTGTTTCTGATCAAGGCAGTACAGGGATTTATTATGTCTCTATTGAAGGTTTAGCCTATCCTGTTCGACTAGAGGCGGAACATATCACCAATTTCAGCCTTCATCCAGATGAATCCAAACTGCTGCTCAGCCGGCTTTCATCTGTCTCACCAAGTGAGCTGTATGAACTGACATTAGGGGAGACAGAACTAAAGCAAATCACATTTGAGCATCATGATTTTCTAAAGGAGCATGTCATATCCGAACCTGAACCAATTTCTTTCCAGTCAAAAGAAGGAGACGTTGTACATGGCTGGTTTATGAAGCCTGCTCAGATGGAAGAGGGGAAGACATATCCACTAATCTTAGAAATTCATGGCGGACCGCATGCGATGTATGGTCATACGTATTTTCATGAATTTCAAATGCTCGCTTCTGAAGGCTACGCCATCGTGTATATCAACCCGCATGGCAGTCATGGGTATGGACAGATGTTTACTGACCGTGTGAGAGGAAACTATGGTGACGTTGATTATGACGATGTCATGCAGGCTGTTGATCATGTGCTCAAAGCCTATGATTTCCTTGATGAAACAAGGCTTGGCGTGACAGGCGGCAGCTATGGCGGTTTTATGACCAACTGGATTGTTGGTCAAACTGACCGCTTCCGTGCAGCTGTCACACAGCGTTCCATTTCAAACTGGATTAGCTTTTATGGCATCAGTGATATTGGTTATTTCTTTACAAGGTGGCAGATTGATGGGGATATTTATGATTCTGTCGATAAGCTATGGGATCGTTCGCCGCTAAAATATGTGAAGCAGATGAACACGCCGCTTCTCATCTTGCACAGCGATGAAGATTATCGCTGCCCAGTTGATCAAGCAGAGCAACTTTTTGTGGCATTGAAGGAGCTTGGGAAAGACACAAGATTGGTCAAATTCCCGAAGGCATCTCATGATTTATCCAGAAGCGGCCACCCGGGGCAGCGTATTCAAAGACTGACTTTTATAAAGGAATGGTTTAGAGAAAAGCTAGCCTAA
- the thrB gene encoding homoserine kinase — MSEASMLFSITVPGSTANLGPGFDSVGMALSRYLKLSVYDHDSWLFEAETDVVSGIPSGTDNLVYQTAKKVADDFGKTLPPVHVKVWSDIPLARGLGSSAAAIVAAIELANQLLELNMTDNQKLFYASEVEGHPDNAGASLFGGLLIGFHEEDKTHAVKVQHVDVDVVVVIPFYEVLTKDARDVLPEDFSYKHAVSASAVSNVLVAALMTQNWPLVGEMMNKDLFHQPYRTMLVPELSKVEHVASLKGAYGTALSGAGPTILTLVEKGKGEALKKQLAQNFPHCEVDLLTVPVEGVVVAHHPVNQVKNVL; from the coding sequence ATGAGTGAAGCCTCCATGCTTTTTTCAATCACAGTACCGGGAAGCACTGCCAATTTAGGACCAGGCTTTGATTCAGTTGGAATGGCGCTCAGCCGCTATTTAAAGCTATCGGTCTATGACCATGATAGCTGGCTGTTTGAAGCAGAAACAGATGTCGTCTCTGGGATTCCATCAGGCACCGACAATCTGGTTTATCAAACAGCCAAAAAGGTCGCAGATGACTTTGGAAAAACACTCCCGCCTGTTCATGTCAAAGTGTGGAGTGATATTCCATTGGCACGGGGGCTTGGCAGCAGTGCTGCTGCCATCGTGGCTGCCATTGAACTCGCCAATCAGCTTCTTGAATTAAACATGACAGATAATCAGAAGCTCTTTTATGCAAGCGAGGTAGAAGGTCATCCAGATAATGCGGGTGCCTCTTTATTTGGTGGTTTGCTGATTGGTTTTCATGAAGAAGACAAAACACATGCCGTTAAAGTGCAGCATGTGGATGTAGATGTCGTCGTGGTGATTCCTTTTTATGAAGTGCTGACAAAGGATGCCCGTGATGTCCTGCCAGAGGATTTCTCCTATAAGCATGCCGTCAGTGCGAGTGCTGTGAGCAACGTCCTTGTTGCTGCATTAATGACGCAGAACTGGCCGCTTGTTGGAGAAATGATGAATAAGGATTTATTTCATCAGCCTTATCGCACAATGCTCGTTCCAGAGCTGTCGAAAGTAGAGCATGTCGCTTCGCTCAAAGGAGCGTATGGAACGGCTTTGAGCGGTGCTGGGCCGACGATCCTCACCTTAGTGGAAAAAGGGAAGGGAGAAGCGCTGAAAAAGCAGCTGGCCCAAAACTTCCCGCATTGCGAAGTCGATTTGCTGACGGTGCCAGTAGAAGGAGTTGTCGTAGCGCATCATCCTGTTAATCAAGTAAAGAACGTGCTGTGA
- the thrC gene encoding threonine synthase — protein MKWNGLIEEFRAFLPVNESTPTLTLNEGNTPLIHLAKLSEKLGIELYVKTEGVNPTGSFKDRGMVMAVAKAKEEGNDTIMCASTGNTSAAAAAYAARADMKCIVIIPDGKIAFGKLAQAVMYGAEIIAIDGNFDDALKIVRSICEKAPIALVNSVNPYRIEGQKTAAFEICEQLGYAPDVLAIPVGNAGNITAYWKGFKEYHEKKGTGLPVMRGFEAEGAAAIVRNEVIEQPETVATAIRIGNPASWKQAVAAAYESNGKIDEVTDEEILHAYQLIAREEGVFAEPGSCASIAGVLKQVKSGDIKPGSKVVAVLTGNGLKDPNTAIDISQIKPVTLDADEDQILEHLEKAARV, from the coding sequence ATGAAATGGAATGGACTCATTGAAGAATTCCGAGCATTCTTACCAGTAAACGAATCAACACCAACACTAACATTAAATGAAGGAAATACACCGCTGATCCATCTCGCCAAGCTTTCAGAAAAGCTGGGGATCGAGCTTTATGTGAAAACAGAAGGTGTCAATCCAACAGGTTCCTTCAAGGATCGAGGAATGGTCATGGCCGTAGCAAAGGCAAAAGAAGAAGGCAACGATACAATCATGTGTGCTTCAACAGGGAATACCTCTGCAGCAGCAGCGGCTTATGCAGCCCGTGCGGATATGAAATGTATTGTTATCATTCCAGACGGGAAAATTGCCTTCGGTAAGCTTGCACAGGCTGTCATGTACGGAGCAGAGATCATTGCCATTGACGGCAACTTTGATGATGCACTGAAAATCGTCCGCAGCATTTGTGAAAAAGCACCGATTGCTCTTGTTAACTCAGTCAATCCTTATCGAATTGAAGGACAAAAGACAGCAGCATTTGAAATCTGTGAGCAGCTAGGCTATGCCCCGGACGTACTGGCGATTCCTGTTGGTAATGCAGGAAACATCACGGCCTACTGGAAAGGCTTCAAGGAATATCACGAGAAAAAAGGAACTGGGCTGCCTGTCATGCGTGGTTTTGAAGCAGAAGGTGCAGCAGCAATCGTTCGAAATGAAGTGATTGAGCAGCCAGAAACAGTCGCAACGGCTATCCGTATCGGAAATCCAGCGAGCTGGAAACAAGCTGTGGCAGCCGCATATGAATCAAACGGAAAGATTGATGAAGTAACAGATGAGGAAATTCTTCATGCCTATCAATTGATTGCACGTGAAGAAGGCGTGTTTGCCGAGCCGGGCTCATGTGCGTCGATTGCGGGCGTGTTAAAGCAGGTGAAATCTGGAGACATCAAGCCAGGCAGTAAAGTTGTTGCGGTTCTAACGGGCAACGGATTGAAAGATCCAAATACGGCTATCGATATTTCACAAATCAAGCCGGTCACACTCGATGCAGATGAAGATCAAATTCTTGAACACCTAGAAAAGGCCGCACGCGTATGA
- a CDS encoding homoserine dehydrogenase → MKAIRVGLLGLGTVGSGVVKIIQDHQDKLMHQIGCPVLIQKVLVSNPDKKRDVDVAREVFTTEVYDVIRDPEIDVIIEVMGGIEETKQYLIEALNEKKHVITANKDLMALYGTELLHVAKENGCDLYYEASVAGGIPILRTLEEGLASDRITKMMGIVNGTTNFILTKMNVDKSAYEDVLKEAQDLGFAEADPTADVEGLDAARKMAILARLGFSMNVDLEDVKVKGISDISDEDINFSKRFGYTMKLIGIAQRDGEKVEVSVQPTLLPDHHPLSSVNNEFNAVYVYGSAVGETMFYGPGAGSLPTATAVVSDLVAVMKNMRLGMNGSGFIAPQFEKKIKSSSEVFAQQFLRIHVRDQVGAFSRITSIFSERGISFEKILQLPVKGHDELAEIVIITHQTSEEDFSNILQKLNDLDVVVQVKSTYRVEGNGLS, encoded by the coding sequence GTGAAGGCAATTCGAGTTGGGCTATTAGGATTAGGAACAGTGGGAAGCGGTGTCGTCAAAATTATCCAAGACCATCAGGATAAATTAATGCACCAAATCGGCTGTCCGGTATTAATACAAAAAGTGCTTGTGAGCAATCCCGATAAAAAACGAGATGTGGATGTCGCAAGAGAGGTCTTCACAACTGAAGTATACGATGTGATTAGAGATCCAGAGATCGATGTCATCATTGAAGTGATGGGCGGTATTGAAGAGACAAAACAATATTTAATAGAAGCATTGAATGAGAAGAAGCATGTCATTACAGCCAACAAAGATTTAATGGCGCTTTACGGTACGGAGCTTTTACATGTAGCGAAAGAAAATGGCTGTGATCTTTATTATGAAGCAAGTGTCGCCGGAGGAATTCCGATTCTGCGTACGCTGGAGGAAGGGCTGGCCTCTGACCGAATCACCAAGATGATGGGGATTGTGAACGGCACAACGAATTTTATTTTAACGAAAATGAATGTCGATAAAAGCGCATATGAGGATGTTTTAAAAGAAGCACAGGATCTTGGCTTTGCAGAAGCAGACCCGACAGCTGATGTAGAAGGACTGGATGCAGCAAGAAAAATGGCGATTCTTGCAAGACTCGGCTTTTCCATGAATGTAGATTTAGAGGACGTCAAGGTGAAAGGTATTTCTGACATCTCTGATGAGGATATTAATTTCAGTAAACGGTTTGGCTATACAATGAAGCTGATCGGAATTGCTCAGCGGGACGGAGAGAAAGTAGAGGTCAGCGTCCAGCCAACTTTACTTCCTGATCATCATCCATTATCATCCGTCAACAATGAATTTAATGCGGTGTATGTCTACGGAAGTGCTGTAGGAGAAACGATGTTTTACGGACCTGGAGCAGGAAGTCTGCCAACGGCAACAGCTGTTGTATCAGACTTAGTCGCAGTGATGAAAAACATGCGCCTTGGCATGAACGGAAGCGGATTTATCGCACCGCAGTTTGAAAAGAAGATCAAATCTTCATCAGAAGTATTTGCTCAGCAATTTTTAAGAATTCATGTCAGGGATCAAGTCGGGGCATTCTCCCGCATTACATCTATTTTTTCTGAAAGAGGCATCAGCTTTGAAAAGATCCTCCAGCTTCCTGTGAAAGGACATGATGAACTGGCTGAAATTGTGATCATTACACATCAGACCTCAGAAGAAGATTTCTCAAATATCCTGCAAAAATTAAACGACCTCGACGTGGTGGTTCAAGTGAAGAGCACGTACCGAGTAGAAGGGAACGGTTTAAGCTGA
- the yutH gene encoding spore coat protein YutH, translating into MKETIYHTFGIDVRQFTPYGSYQSFLTAEALFLIVPVSHLREEELTELYHISQYLLNAGDPYVAVFELTNEEKPIFTHGKEQYALLKAAPPISSRSFQQASELAAFHVRGRGFPYEVSETKRVGAWKELWAKRLDQLEGFWMQQMHQKPLERFEQKFIESFPYYLGLTENAIQYLVDTELDDEPKEGDSGTVCHQRFSRLTWPHEQPLRLPVDWVFDHPTRDIAEYLRETFVRHKEDLIEEGFSFLQQYEQVTPLSSFSKRLLYSRLLFPLHYFEIVEGYYMSGENERSYYEERLDYVLNDASRYEYFLKVFQEMSAMRSGGSPIPAVGWIQPVADLKFQ; encoded by the coding sequence ATGAAAGAAACCATTTATCACACATTTGGTATTGATGTTCGTCAATTTACGCCATATGGCAGTTATCAGAGCTTTCTAACGGCGGAGGCTCTCTTTCTCATTGTTCCTGTGTCTCATTTGCGAGAAGAAGAACTCACAGAGTTGTATCATATCAGTCAGTATTTACTGAATGCTGGAGACCCATACGTCGCTGTGTTTGAATTAACAAATGAAGAGAAACCCATCTTTACTCATGGGAAGGAGCAGTACGCTTTATTAAAAGCAGCGCCTCCCATCTCAAGCCGCTCGTTTCAGCAAGCGTCAGAGCTGGCAGCCTTTCATGTCAGGGGAAGAGGATTTCCATATGAAGTATCCGAAACAAAACGTGTCGGTGCTTGGAAGGAATTGTGGGCAAAACGATTAGATCAGCTTGAAGGCTTTTGGATGCAGCAAATGCATCAAAAACCGCTGGAACGGTTTGAACAAAAATTCATTGAATCGTTTCCGTATTATCTTGGATTAACGGAGAATGCCATTCAATATTTGGTAGATACTGAGCTTGATGATGAACCCAAAGAAGGTGACTCAGGCACTGTCTGTCATCAGCGTTTTTCACGTTTGACATGGCCGCATGAGCAGCCGCTGCGTTTACCTGTGGATTGGGTCTTTGATCATCCAACTCGTGATATTGCCGAATACTTAAGAGAGACCTTTGTACGACATAAGGAAGATTTAATTGAAGAAGGCTTTTCCTTTCTTCAGCAATATGAACAGGTGACACCTCTTTCCTCTTTTTCAAAGCGTTTGTTATACAGCCGCCTGCTGTTCCCGCTTCATTACTTTGAAATTGTAGAAGGCTACTACATGTCGGGAGAAAATGAAAGATCATATTATGAAGAGCGGTTAGATTACGTCTTAAATGATGCGAGCCGCTATGAATACTTTCTGAAGGTTTTTCAAGAAATGAGTGCCATGCGAAGCGGCGGTAGTCCCATTCCGGCTGTTGGCTGGATTCAGCCTGTAGCTGATTTGAAGTTTCAGTGA
- a CDS encoding phosphatidylglycerophosphatase A, giving the protein MPHHHEMNEVEKTARRRLQERGVTIQDIADLVYFLQEKYHPGLDMTECIHNVERVIAKREVQNAILTGIELDILAEQKKLTEPLQSILETDESLYGVDEILSFAIVNIYGSIGFTNYGYIDKEKPGILGKLNDKSTGECHTFLDDIVGAIAAAASSRLAHSARNAE; this is encoded by the coding sequence ATGCCGCATCATCATGAGATGAACGAAGTAGAAAAAACAGCAAGACGCCGTTTACAAGAACGAGGCGTAACCATTCAAGATATAGCAGACCTTGTCTACTTTTTACAGGAAAAATATCATCCTGGCTTAGACATGACCGAGTGCATCCACAATGTGGAGCGTGTCATCGCAAAACGTGAAGTCCAAAATGCAATATTAACGGGCATCGAACTAGACATACTCGCCGAGCAAAAAAAGCTGACTGAGCCGCTTCAATCAATACTTGAAACGGACGAAAGCCTGTATGGTGTTGATGAAATTTTATCCTTTGCTATCGTCAATATTTATGGATCAATCGGCTTTACGAATTACGGATATATCGATAAAGAAAAACCAGGAATCCTCGGGAAACTCAACGATAAATCCACAGGCGAATGCCACACCTTTTTAGATGACATAGTCGGCGCTATTGCCGCTGCCGCATCAAGCAGGCTGGCACATAGTGCGAGAAATGCGGAATAA
- a CDS encoding TIGR01457 family HAD-type hydrolase: protein MMKYKGYLIDLDGTMYKGTEKIEEAGQFVQKLNKLHIPYLFVTNNSSRTPKQVAEKLVSFDIPATEEQVFTTSMATANYIAEQKKDASVYVIGEEGIKQAIEEKGLTFGQEDADFVVVGIDRGITYEKLAVGAIAIRQGAQFVSTNGDIAIPTERGLLPGNGSLTSVLTVTTTVQPTFIGKPESIIMEQAMRVLGTDVSETLMVGDNYDTDIMAGMNAGMDTLLVHTGVTTKELLQQYEKQPTYVIDSLSEWIERLS, encoded by the coding sequence ATCATGAAATACAAAGGCTATTTAATTGATTTAGACGGGACAATGTATAAAGGAACAGAAAAGATTGAAGAAGCAGGTCAATTTGTTCAAAAGTTAAATAAGTTGCACATCCCTTACTTGTTTGTCACGAATAACTCATCACGCACGCCAAAGCAGGTAGCGGAAAAACTCGTTTCATTCGATATCCCAGCAACAGAAGAACAAGTTTTTACAACAAGCATGGCGACGGCCAATTATATTGCTGAGCAAAAGAAAGATGCGTCAGTTTATGTGATTGGTGAAGAAGGAATCAAGCAGGCGATTGAAGAAAAAGGGCTGACGTTTGGTCAGGAAGACGCTGATTTCGTTGTTGTTGGAATTGATCGAGGCATTACATATGAAAAATTAGCAGTAGGCGCGATTGCCATCCGTCAAGGCGCACAATTTGTTTCAACAAATGGAGATATTGCCATCCCAACAGAAAGAGGACTTTTGCCAGGGAACGGCTCGTTAACATCTGTGCTGACCGTCACCACAACAGTTCAGCCGACATTTATCGGAAAGCCAGAATCAATTATTATGGAACAAGCGATGCGTGTGCTTGGGACAGATGTGTCTGAGACGCTCATGGTGGGTGATAATTATGATACGGATATTATGGCAGGAATGAATGCAGGAATGGATACATTACTCGTCCATACAGGTGTGACGACAAAAGAGCTGCTTCAGCAGTATGAAAAGCAGCCAACCTATGTCATTGATTCCTTATCCGAGTGGATCGAGCGATTATCATAA
- a CDS encoding DUF86 domain-containing protein gives MYFVDRKKIEETLRFFEEQYGLMRSHQTWTSPLEKKALERIVHLLVECILDTGNDMIDGFIMRDPGSYDDIMDILVDEKVVPEVEGSQLKKLVSCRKTLVQQYQEVIHHDLLQVISEVEQALEVFPSRIRTYLEQELGPVSAFK, from the coding sequence ATGTATTTCGTAGACAGAAAAAAGATTGAAGAGACATTACGTTTTTTCGAGGAGCAATATGGGTTGATGCGCAGTCATCAAACATGGACAAGTCCTCTAGAAAAAAAAGCGCTGGAACGAATTGTTCATTTGCTCGTGGAATGTATTCTTGATACCGGAAATGACATGATTGATGGCTTTATTATGCGTGACCCAGGAAGCTATGATGACATCATGGATATACTTGTTGATGAAAAAGTCGTACCAGAAGTGGAAGGCAGTCAGCTGAAAAAGCTTGTCTCATGCCGCAAAACACTTGTGCAGCAATATCAGGAAGTGATTCATCATGATTTATTGCAGGTGATCAGCGAAGTAGAGCAGGCGCTAGAGGTCTTTCCAAGCCGCATCCGTACCTACTTGGAGCAGGAGCTTGGCCCAGTATCAGCGTTTAAATAA